The Candidatus Aegiribacteria sp. genomic sequence AAAACTCCTTACACTCACATTAACTGGCGGTGAACCTTTTATGCGGGAAGATTTTTCTGAAGTTTTCCAGGAAGTACTCAAGCGCCCCTTCCGCGTGAATATCAATACAAACGCTACTCTAATTACAGATGAAACAGCAGAATTGCTTGCAGACTCAATGCCCAGGCTCGATACAGTAATGGTAAGTCTGGATGGAGATTCTCCTGCAACGCATGATACTATCAGAGGTAAAGGTGTATTTGAGAAGACAATGGAAGGCGTTAGAATATTGAATAGTGCACAAGTACCAATTGTCTTCTACTGTACTGTAAACTCCCTGAACATTGACAGGATCGAACAGACAGCTGAACTTGCAGCCGAATATGGAAATAGCATTAAATTCAACACTTTTATTGATTCAGGACCAGATACGGATTCAGAACTCAACCCAAAACCAGATCAAATATTTAAAGCAGGCAGTTCTATCCTTGAAGCGGCAAGAGAACAGCTAGGTAAAGTTAGTGGTACACTCTTGGAATTGGCTGTTCAGGCTGTAATGGTCAGAAACGGAAAAGCCAAACAGTTCACATCAAAAAGAGTTTGCGGCGCAATCAGCGGCAAGATCGCTGTTTTCCCCGATGGTACAGTTACACCCTGCGATCATCTGCCGGATATGAATCTTGGAAACCTTTTAAATACTGATCTGGAAGAAATCCTAACAGGGAAAAATGCTGAGTATTTCAAGAGAGTTACAGCCTTGCGAAGATGGCCATGGGTTGAGTGTAAAACATGTGAGTATCACGATTACTGCAGCGGTCCATGCCCTGCCGGCGCACCAATTGAAGGTGCATCAAAGGAAAAATTCTCTCTATTTTGTCTAAAGAATTATCTAAGGGAACAATAATGGATACTCCACCGCTTCGACATCTATATGTTAATCCTGTTGGACAATGTAATCTCGCATGTAAACACTGCTGGATCTCTCCAGATCTGTCTTCTACTCCATTTAAAACAAGAAACAGACTTGAAAGTGAATTTACTCCAGGTCAGTTTACCAGCCTCCTTGATCAAGCAGCAGAACTCGGTTTGAAAAACATCAAGTTCACAGGCGGAGAACCGTTGCTGAGATCTGATTTCCCTGAATTATATAGAATTACCGCGGAGTATCCCTCAGAAAAACTGATAATTGATATCGAAACAAATGGTACGCTTGTTCCGGATGGACTCTGGGAAGCGTTTGAAAAGCATCCACCAAGACAGGTTGCTGTGAGCCTTGACAGTATTCATGAAGAGGAACATGACAGTTTCCGGAATACTCCAGGAGCCTGGGCAAGAACAGTACGTTTCATCAAAAAGCTTATTAAAAGAAAAATCAATACTCA encodes the following:
- a CDS encoding radical SAM protein → KLLTLTLTGGEPFMREDFSEVFQEVLKRPFRVNINTNATLITDETAELLADSMPRLDTVMVSLDGDSPATHDTIRGKGVFEKTMEGVRILNSAQVPIVFYCTVNSLNIDRIEQTAELAAEYGNSIKFNTFIDSGPDTDSELNPKPDQIFKAGSSILEAAREQLGKVSGTLLELAVQAVMVRNGKAKQFTSKRVCGAISGKIAVFPDGTVTPCDHLPDMNLGNLLNTDLEEILTGKNAEYFKRVTALRRWPWVECKTCEYHDYCSGPCPAGAPIEGASKEKFSLFCLKNYLREQ